A genomic segment from Chrysemys picta bellii isolate R12L10 chromosome 11, ASM1138683v2, whole genome shotgun sequence encodes:
- the LRRFIP1 gene encoding leucine-rich repeat flightless-interacting protein 1 isoform X14, giving the protein MGTQGAGRKRLPNRERLTAEDDALNQIAREAEARLAAKRAARAEAREIRMKELERQQKEIYQVQKKYYGLDTKWGDIEQWMEDSERYSRRSRRNASASDEDERMSVGSRGSLRVEERPEKDFEKGARTVSSLSAATLASLGGTSSRRGSGDTSISVDTEASIREIKDINELKNQIQDVEGKYMQGLKEMKDSLAEVEEKYKKAMVSNAQLDNEKTNFMYQVDTLKDALLELEEQLAESRRQYEEKSKEFEREKHAHSILQFQFTEIKETLKQREEMLEKHGIIPNLEVATNGEALDGLDNEAHSDSTKITPGATQTLQTAGDGTLGRANEVEMKDEILEDVGKREILQNTEHEEHKEESEEREIVKECTERKTLHADENTEAEKTMEDNDVTSTVMLSSGCEEQIQSHTEHVSGNVSSTENSDVIELRKETESGDDSIEAQQPGSKESDHSDLNHLTNENWETGTLQSQGIETPLGIPTDIDTEHESERVAQEQKVKQEDFTICQREDSIEIFQEALDFVVSSHASASEQSGSPEGARAGTGNEESHVEAHTESLCQAEESTENEVMSSLEKQLDEDEGCIDRTISKVGSGKNESDTAEEENKTGNTVPSQGRKEVDSVEEEGEATCESEVTPDTIVNEQKPDETHTLSTFSKSNLILAEEEGNMQDEAENEKDIAGRGQTKDIGKMEELTGMLDVQPVSENKRVEEEDPVASLDEFAEVKEGGSHQPGQDQDVMKESQSQETILVPCPSDHEIEESNTEMWDESRKGKESRGELMEDERTQVETQTIKCSEEIKNNPIQEKDKTVENEMQKVVKQEEDESRPELTQEVSVIIEENVDDKEASVESSEKLDLPDQQHDRFVSDDSSLQKITKLSQQLSESLEGNTKEMEVQNAVLDDACQLSRKERDTKQMGNGNEEDENKGIEEQHELQEVKKQEVVPDIEEDADYLKTQKAELDEKPDEQVEVEGQEEEIVEDDGKKIDVDDELGQILKAPGKHDAEEVTTQTLEEVREKEIVTETAKTEKGEKEETHQSRTQSVENEGMITEGNASIQQEKGKEAEEAGHLQTDASQSAAPEKACDLVEDETGNEKALDSNDMEKIADGYSSEQELGNVGNTRDESKEDMQASRRGKGRSKEDCMIS; this is encoded by the exons GTTGAAGAAAGGCCAGAAAAAGACTTTGAGAAG GGAGCTCGTACTGTGTCAAGCTTATCAGCAGCTACACTAGCCTCTCTGGGTGGAACTTCCTCCCGGAGAGGCAGTGGGGACACCTCCATCTCCGTTGATACTGAGGCATCCATTAGAGAAATTAAG GATATCAATGAGTTAAAGAACCAGATTCAGGATGTAGAAGGCAAATACATGCAGGGATTGAAAGAAATGAAG GACTCCCTAGCAGAAGTTGAAGAGAAATATAAAAAGGCTATGGTGTCTAATGCTCAACTAGACAATGAGAAAACAAACTTCATGTACCAAGTCGATACCTTGAAGGATGCATTGTTAGAGTTAGAAGAACAGCTGGCAGAATCCAGGAGGCAATATGAAGAGAAAAGCAAA GAATTTGAGCGGGAAAAGCATGCTCATAGCATATTACAGTTTCAGTTCACGGAAATCAAGGAGACCCTGAAGCAAAGAGAAGAAATGCTCGAG AAACACGGAATAATCCCAAACTTGGAAGTAGCCACCAATGGAGAGGCTTTAGATGGTCTCGATAATGAAGCACATTCAGATTCTACCAAGATTACTCCAGGAGCAACTCAGACCCTACAGACAGCTGGGGATGGGACACTAG GCAGAGCGAATGAAGTGGAGATGAAAGATGAGATTTTGGAGGATGTGGGGAAAAGAGAAATCTTGCAGAATACTGAGCATGAGGAACACAAAGAGGAGTCTGAGGAGCGGGAAATTGTAAAGGAGTGTACGGAGAGAAAGACATTGCATGCTGATGAAAATACAGAGGCAGAGAAAACCATGGAAGACAATGATGTCACATCAACAGTGATGTTAAGTAGTGGATGTGAGGAACAAATTCAAAGCCACACAGAACATGTTTCAGGAAATGTTTCTTCCACTGAAAACAGTGATGTAATTGAGTTGAGAAAGGAAACAGAATCAGGAGATGATAGCATAGAAGCCCAACAGCCTGGTAGTAAGGAATCTGACcatagtgatttaaatcacttgacTAATGAGAATTGGGAAACAGGTACACTGCAAAGTCAGGGTATTGAGACTCCTCTGGGAATACCTACTGACATAGACACAGAGCATGAATCTGAAAGAGTTGCACAAGAGCAGAAAGTAAAACAAGAGGATTTTACAATTTGCCAGAGAGAAGACAGTATTGAAATATTTCAGGAAGCTCTTGATTTTGTGGTTAGCAGCCATGCATCAGCTTCTGAACAGTCAGGATCACCAGAAGGTGCAAGAGCAGGTACAGGTAATGAAGAATCACATGTGGAGGCTCACACTGAAAGTCTCTGTCAAGCAGAAGAAAGCACTGAAAACGAGGTTATGAGTAGCTTGGAGAAACAGCTTGATGAAGATGAAGGGTGCATAGACAGAACAATTAGTAAAGTAGGGAGTGGTAAAAATGAGAGTGATACAGCCGAAGAAGAAAATAAGACTGGAAATACAGTTCCGAGTCAGGGAAGGAAAGAAGTagattctgtggaagaggagggagaagcaaCATGTGAAAGTGAGGTCACACCAGATACAATTGTAAACGAACAAAAGCCAGATGAAACACATACTCTATCCACTTTTTCAAAGAGCAATCTGATATTAGCGGAAGAGGAAGGAAATATGCAAGATGAGGCAGAGAATGAGAAGGATATTGCTGGGAGGGGACAAACAAAAGACATAGGAAAGATGGAAGAATTGACAGGCATGTTGGACGTACAACCAGTTTCTGAAAACAAAAGGGTGGAAGAAGAGGACCCTGTGGCATCCCTAGATGAATTTGCAGAGGTAAAAGAGGGTGGATCGCATCAGCCAGGGCAGGACCAAGATGTCATGAAAGAGAGTCAATCCCAAGAAACTATTTTAGTTCCTTGTCCCAGCGATCATGAAATTGAGGAGTCAAACACAGAAATGTGGGATGAAtctaggaaaggaaaggaaagtagAGGTGAGTTGATGGAAGATGAGAGAACACAGGTAGAAACCCAAACAATTAAGTGCAGTGAAGAAATAAAGAATAATCCAATACAAGAAAAAGATAAGACTGTAGAAAATGAAATGCAGAAAGTAGTTAAACAAGAGGAAGATGAATCTAGACCAGAATTGACTCAAGAGGTCAGTGTAATTATTGAAGAGAATGTTGATGATAAAGAGGCATCAGTGGAAAGTAGCGAGAAGCTGGATCTTCCAGACCAGCAGCATGATAGATTTGTTTCCGATGATAGTTCATTGCAGAAAATCACAAAACTATCACAGCAACTTAGTGAATCCCTTGAAGGCAACACAAAGGAAATGGAAGTTCAGAACGCTGTGTTAGATGATGCATGTCAACTTAGCAGAAAAGAAAGGGATACAAAACAGATGGGAAATgggaatgaggaagatgaaaATAAAGGAATAGAAGAGCAGCATGAATTACAAGAAGTTAAGAAACAGGAAGTTGTTCCAGATATTGAGGAAGATGCTGATTACCTCAAGACACAGAAAGCAGAGCTGGATGAGAAGCCCGATGAACAAGTTGAGGTGGAGGGTCAAGAGGAGGAAATAGTGGAAGATGATGGTAAAAAAATTGATGTTGATGATGAATTAGGGCAGATATTAAAAGCTCCTGGAAAGCATGATGCTGAGGAAGTTACTACACAAACGTTGGAGGAAGTTAGGGAAAAGGAAATAGTCACAGAAACTGCCAAAACAGAAAAAGGTGAAAAGGAGGAAACTCATCAAAGCAGAACCCAGAGTGTAGAGAATGAGGGCATGATTACTGAAGGCAATGCTAGTAtccagcaggaaaaaggaaaggaagcTGAAGAAGCTGGTCATTTGCAAACTGATGCATCTCAGTCTGCAGCTCCAGAAAAAGCATGTGATCTGGTGGAGGACGAAACTGGAAATGAAAAAGCGTTAGACAGCAATGATATGGAAAAAATAGCTGATGGATATTCATCAGAACAGGAGTTAGGAAACGTAGGAAACACTAGGGATGAAAGCAAAGAGGATATGCAAGCTAGTAGAAGGGGCAAGGGTAGATCTAAAGAAGATTGTATGATATCATGA
- the LRRFIP1 gene encoding leucine-rich repeat flightless-interacting protein 1 isoform X9, translating into MGTQGAGRKRLPNRERLTAEDDALNQIAREAEARLAAKRAARAEAREIRMKELERQQKEASDEDERMSVGSRGSLRVEERPEKDFEKGARTVSSLSAATLASLGGTSSRRGSGDTSISVDTEASIREIKDINELKNQIQDVEGKYMQGLKEMKDSLAEVEEKYKKAMVSNAQLDNEKTNFMYQVDTLKDALLELEEQLAESRRQYEEKSKEFEREKHAHSILQFQFTEIKETLKQREEMLEEIRQLQQKQESYIREISDLQETIEWKDKKIGALERQKEFFDSIRSERDDLRDEVVVLKEQLKKHGIIPNLEVATNGEALDGLDNEAHSDSTKITPGATQTLQTAGDGTLGRANEVEMKDEILEDVGKREILQNTEHEEHKEESEEREIVKECTERKTLHADENTEAEKTMEDNDVTSTVMLSSGCEEQIQSHTEHVSGNVSSTENSDVIELRKETESGDDSIEAQQPGSKESDHSDLNHLTNENWETGTLQSQGIETPLGIPTDIDTEHESERVAQEQKVKQEDFTICQREDSIEIFQEALDFVVSSHASASEQSGSPEGARAGTGNEESHVEAHTESLCQAEESTENEVMSSLEKQLDEDEGCIDRTISKVGSGKNESDTAEEENKTGNTVPSQGRKEVDSVEEEGEATCESEVTPDTIVNEQKPDETHTLSTFSKSNLILAEEEGNMQDEAENEKDIAGRGQTKDIGKMEELTGMLDVQPVSENKRVEEEDPVASLDEFAEVKEGGSHQPGQDQDVMKESQSQETILVPCPSDHEIEESNTEMWDESRKGKESRGELMEDERTQVETQTIKCSEEIKNNPIQEKDKTVENEMQKVVKQEEDESRPELTQEVSVIIEENVDDKEASVESSEKLDLPDQQHDRFVSDDSSLQKITKLSQQLSESLEGNTKEMEVQNAVLDDACQLSRKERDTKQMGNGNEEDENKGIEEQHELQEVKKQEVVPDIEEDADYLKTQKAELDEKPDEQVEVEGQEEEIVEDDGKKIDVDDELGQILKAPGKHDAEEVTTQTLEEVREKEIVTETAKTEKGEKEETHQSRTQSVENEGMITEGNASIQQEKGKEAEEAGHLQTDASQSAAPEKACDLVEDETGNEKALDSNDMEKIADGYSSEQELGNVGNTRDESKEDMQASRRGKGRSKEDCMIS; encoded by the exons GTTGAAGAAAGGCCAGAAAAAGACTTTGAGAAG GGAGCTCGTACTGTGTCAAGCTTATCAGCAGCTACACTAGCCTCTCTGGGTGGAACTTCCTCCCGGAGAGGCAGTGGGGACACCTCCATCTCCGTTGATACTGAGGCATCCATTAGAGAAATTAAG GATATCAATGAGTTAAAGAACCAGATTCAGGATGTAGAAGGCAAATACATGCAGGGATTGAAAGAAATGAAG GACTCCCTAGCAGAAGTTGAAGAGAAATATAAAAAGGCTATGGTGTCTAATGCTCAACTAGACAATGAGAAAACAAACTTCATGTACCAAGTCGATACCTTGAAGGATGCATTGTTAGAGTTAGAAGAACAGCTGGCAGAATCCAGGAGGCAATATGAAGAGAAAAGCAAA GAATTTGAGCGGGAAAAGCATGCTCATAGCATATTACAGTTTCAGTTCACGGAAATCAAGGAGACCCTGAAGCAAAGAGAAGAAATGCTCGAG GAAATCCGACAGCTGCAACAGAAACAGGAGAGCTATATCAGGGAAATTTCTGATCTTCAGGAGACGATAGAGTGGAAAGACAAAAAAATAGGG GCGTTAGAGAGGCAGAAAGAGTTCTTTGATTCCATAAGGAGTGAGCGGGATGACCTCAGAGATGAGGTGGTTGTGCTGAAGGAACAACTGAAG AAACACGGAATAATCCCAAACTTGGAAGTAGCCACCAATGGAGAGGCTTTAGATGGTCTCGATAATGAAGCACATTCAGATTCTACCAAGATTACTCCAGGAGCAACTCAGACCCTACAGACAGCTGGGGATGGGACACTAG GCAGAGCGAATGAAGTGGAGATGAAAGATGAGATTTTGGAGGATGTGGGGAAAAGAGAAATCTTGCAGAATACTGAGCATGAGGAACACAAAGAGGAGTCTGAGGAGCGGGAAATTGTAAAGGAGTGTACGGAGAGAAAGACATTGCATGCTGATGAAAATACAGAGGCAGAGAAAACCATGGAAGACAATGATGTCACATCAACAGTGATGTTAAGTAGTGGATGTGAGGAACAAATTCAAAGCCACACAGAACATGTTTCAGGAAATGTTTCTTCCACTGAAAACAGTGATGTAATTGAGTTGAGAAAGGAAACAGAATCAGGAGATGATAGCATAGAAGCCCAACAGCCTGGTAGTAAGGAATCTGACcatagtgatttaaatcacttgacTAATGAGAATTGGGAAACAGGTACACTGCAAAGTCAGGGTATTGAGACTCCTCTGGGAATACCTACTGACATAGACACAGAGCATGAATCTGAAAGAGTTGCACAAGAGCAGAAAGTAAAACAAGAGGATTTTACAATTTGCCAGAGAGAAGACAGTATTGAAATATTTCAGGAAGCTCTTGATTTTGTGGTTAGCAGCCATGCATCAGCTTCTGAACAGTCAGGATCACCAGAAGGTGCAAGAGCAGGTACAGGTAATGAAGAATCACATGTGGAGGCTCACACTGAAAGTCTCTGTCAAGCAGAAGAAAGCACTGAAAACGAGGTTATGAGTAGCTTGGAGAAACAGCTTGATGAAGATGAAGGGTGCATAGACAGAACAATTAGTAAAGTAGGGAGTGGTAAAAATGAGAGTGATACAGCCGAAGAAGAAAATAAGACTGGAAATACAGTTCCGAGTCAGGGAAGGAAAGAAGTagattctgtggaagaggagggagaagcaaCATGTGAAAGTGAGGTCACACCAGATACAATTGTAAACGAACAAAAGCCAGATGAAACACATACTCTATCCACTTTTTCAAAGAGCAATCTGATATTAGCGGAAGAGGAAGGAAATATGCAAGATGAGGCAGAGAATGAGAAGGATATTGCTGGGAGGGGACAAACAAAAGACATAGGAAAGATGGAAGAATTGACAGGCATGTTGGACGTACAACCAGTTTCTGAAAACAAAAGGGTGGAAGAAGAGGACCCTGTGGCATCCCTAGATGAATTTGCAGAGGTAAAAGAGGGTGGATCGCATCAGCCAGGGCAGGACCAAGATGTCATGAAAGAGAGTCAATCCCAAGAAACTATTTTAGTTCCTTGTCCCAGCGATCATGAAATTGAGGAGTCAAACACAGAAATGTGGGATGAAtctaggaaaggaaaggaaagtagAGGTGAGTTGATGGAAGATGAGAGAACACAGGTAGAAACCCAAACAATTAAGTGCAGTGAAGAAATAAAGAATAATCCAATACAAGAAAAAGATAAGACTGTAGAAAATGAAATGCAGAAAGTAGTTAAACAAGAGGAAGATGAATCTAGACCAGAATTGACTCAAGAGGTCAGTGTAATTATTGAAGAGAATGTTGATGATAAAGAGGCATCAGTGGAAAGTAGCGAGAAGCTGGATCTTCCAGACCAGCAGCATGATAGATTTGTTTCCGATGATAGTTCATTGCAGAAAATCACAAAACTATCACAGCAACTTAGTGAATCCCTTGAAGGCAACACAAAGGAAATGGAAGTTCAGAACGCTGTGTTAGATGATGCATGTCAACTTAGCAGAAAAGAAAGGGATACAAAACAGATGGGAAATgggaatgaggaagatgaaaATAAAGGAATAGAAGAGCAGCATGAATTACAAGAAGTTAAGAAACAGGAAGTTGTTCCAGATATTGAGGAAGATGCTGATTACCTCAAGACACAGAAAGCAGAGCTGGATGAGAAGCCCGATGAACAAGTTGAGGTGGAGGGTCAAGAGGAGGAAATAGTGGAAGATGATGGTAAAAAAATTGATGTTGATGATGAATTAGGGCAGATATTAAAAGCTCCTGGAAAGCATGATGCTGAGGAAGTTACTACACAAACGTTGGAGGAAGTTAGGGAAAAGGAAATAGTCACAGAAACTGCCAAAACAGAAAAAGGTGAAAAGGAGGAAACTCATCAAAGCAGAACCCAGAGTGTAGAGAATGAGGGCATGATTACTGAAGGCAATGCTAGTAtccagcaggaaaaaggaaaggaagcTGAAGAAGCTGGTCATTTGCAAACTGATGCATCTCAGTCTGCAGCTCCAGAAAAAGCATGTGATCTGGTGGAGGACGAAACTGGAAATGAAAAAGCGTTAGACAGCAATGATATGGAAAAAATAGCTGATGGATATTCATCAGAACAGGAGTTAGGAAACGTAGGAAACACTAGGGATGAAAGCAAAGAGGATATGCAAGCTAGTAGAAGGGGCAAGGGTAGATCTAAAGAAGATTGTATGATATCATGA
- the LRRFIP1 gene encoding leucine-rich repeat flightless-interacting protein 1 isoform X27: MGTQGAGRKRLPNRERLTAEDDALNQIAREAEARLAAKRAARAEAREIRMKELERQQKEVEERPEKDFEKGARTVSSLSAATLASLGGTSSRRGSGDTSISVDTEASIREIKDSLAEVEEKYKKAMVSNAQLDNEKTNFMYQVDTLKDALLELEEQLAESRRQYEEKSKEFEREKHAHSILQFQFTEIKETLKQREEMLEKHGIIPNLEVATNGEALDGLDNEAHSDSTKITPGATQTLQTAGDGTLGRANEVEMKDEILEDVGKREILQNTEHEEHKEESEEREIVKECTERKTLHADENTEAEKTMEDNDVTSTVMLSSGCEEQIQSHTEHVSGNVSSTENSDVIELRKETESGDDSIEAQQPGSKESDHSDLNHLTNENWETGTLQSQGIETPLGIPTDIDTEHESERVAQEQKVKQEDFTICQREDSIEIFQEALDFVVSSHASASEQSGSPEGARAGTGNEESHVEAHTESLCQAEESTENEVMSSLEKQLDEDEGCIDRTISKVGSGKNESDTAEEENKTGNTVPSQGRKEVDSVEEEGEATCESEVTPDTIVNEQKPDETHTLSTFSKSNLILAEEEGNMQDEAENEKDIAGRGQTKDIGKMEELTGMLDVQPVSENKRVEEEDPVASLDEFAEVKEGGSHQPGQDQDVMKESQSQETILVPCPSDHEIEESNTEMWDESRKGKESRGELMEDERTQVETQTIKCSEEIKNNPIQEKDKTVENEMQKVVKQEEDESRPELTQEVSVIIEENVDDKEASVESSEKLDLPDQQHDRFVSDDSSLQKITKLSQQLSESLEGNTKEMEVQNAVLDDACQLSRKERDTKQMGNGNEEDENKGIEEQHELQEVKKQEVVPDIEEDADYLKTQKAELDEKPDEQVEVEGQEEEIVEDDGKKIDVDDELGQILKAPGKHDAEEVTTQTLEEVREKEIVTETAKTEKGEKEETHQSRTQSVENEGMITEGNASIQQEKGKEAEEAGHLQTDASQSAAPEKACDLVEDETGNEKALDSNDMEKIADGYSSEQELGNVGNTRDESKEDMQASRRGKGRSKEDCMIS, translated from the exons GTTGAAGAAAGGCCAGAAAAAGACTTTGAGAAG GGAGCTCGTACTGTGTCAAGCTTATCAGCAGCTACACTAGCCTCTCTGGGTGGAACTTCCTCCCGGAGAGGCAGTGGGGACACCTCCATCTCCGTTGATACTGAGGCATCCATTAGAGAAATTAAG GACTCCCTAGCAGAAGTTGAAGAGAAATATAAAAAGGCTATGGTGTCTAATGCTCAACTAGACAATGAGAAAACAAACTTCATGTACCAAGTCGATACCTTGAAGGATGCATTGTTAGAGTTAGAAGAACAGCTGGCAGAATCCAGGAGGCAATATGAAGAGAAAAGCAAA GAATTTGAGCGGGAAAAGCATGCTCATAGCATATTACAGTTTCAGTTCACGGAAATCAAGGAGACCCTGAAGCAAAGAGAAGAAATGCTCGAG AAACACGGAATAATCCCAAACTTGGAAGTAGCCACCAATGGAGAGGCTTTAGATGGTCTCGATAATGAAGCACATTCAGATTCTACCAAGATTACTCCAGGAGCAACTCAGACCCTACAGACAGCTGGGGATGGGACACTAG GCAGAGCGAATGAAGTGGAGATGAAAGATGAGATTTTGGAGGATGTGGGGAAAAGAGAAATCTTGCAGAATACTGAGCATGAGGAACACAAAGAGGAGTCTGAGGAGCGGGAAATTGTAAAGGAGTGTACGGAGAGAAAGACATTGCATGCTGATGAAAATACAGAGGCAGAGAAAACCATGGAAGACAATGATGTCACATCAACAGTGATGTTAAGTAGTGGATGTGAGGAACAAATTCAAAGCCACACAGAACATGTTTCAGGAAATGTTTCTTCCACTGAAAACAGTGATGTAATTGAGTTGAGAAAGGAAACAGAATCAGGAGATGATAGCATAGAAGCCCAACAGCCTGGTAGTAAGGAATCTGACcatagtgatttaaatcacttgacTAATGAGAATTGGGAAACAGGTACACTGCAAAGTCAGGGTATTGAGACTCCTCTGGGAATACCTACTGACATAGACACAGAGCATGAATCTGAAAGAGTTGCACAAGAGCAGAAAGTAAAACAAGAGGATTTTACAATTTGCCAGAGAGAAGACAGTATTGAAATATTTCAGGAAGCTCTTGATTTTGTGGTTAGCAGCCATGCATCAGCTTCTGAACAGTCAGGATCACCAGAAGGTGCAAGAGCAGGTACAGGTAATGAAGAATCACATGTGGAGGCTCACACTGAAAGTCTCTGTCAAGCAGAAGAAAGCACTGAAAACGAGGTTATGAGTAGCTTGGAGAAACAGCTTGATGAAGATGAAGGGTGCATAGACAGAACAATTAGTAAAGTAGGGAGTGGTAAAAATGAGAGTGATACAGCCGAAGAAGAAAATAAGACTGGAAATACAGTTCCGAGTCAGGGAAGGAAAGAAGTagattctgtggaagaggagggagaagcaaCATGTGAAAGTGAGGTCACACCAGATACAATTGTAAACGAACAAAAGCCAGATGAAACACATACTCTATCCACTTTTTCAAAGAGCAATCTGATATTAGCGGAAGAGGAAGGAAATATGCAAGATGAGGCAGAGAATGAGAAGGATATTGCTGGGAGGGGACAAACAAAAGACATAGGAAAGATGGAAGAATTGACAGGCATGTTGGACGTACAACCAGTTTCTGAAAACAAAAGGGTGGAAGAAGAGGACCCTGTGGCATCCCTAGATGAATTTGCAGAGGTAAAAGAGGGTGGATCGCATCAGCCAGGGCAGGACCAAGATGTCATGAAAGAGAGTCAATCCCAAGAAACTATTTTAGTTCCTTGTCCCAGCGATCATGAAATTGAGGAGTCAAACACAGAAATGTGGGATGAAtctaggaaaggaaaggaaagtagAGGTGAGTTGATGGAAGATGAGAGAACACAGGTAGAAACCCAAACAATTAAGTGCAGTGAAGAAATAAAGAATAATCCAATACAAGAAAAAGATAAGACTGTAGAAAATGAAATGCAGAAAGTAGTTAAACAAGAGGAAGATGAATCTAGACCAGAATTGACTCAAGAGGTCAGTGTAATTATTGAAGAGAATGTTGATGATAAAGAGGCATCAGTGGAAAGTAGCGAGAAGCTGGATCTTCCAGACCAGCAGCATGATAGATTTGTTTCCGATGATAGTTCATTGCAGAAAATCACAAAACTATCACAGCAACTTAGTGAATCCCTTGAAGGCAACACAAAGGAAATGGAAGTTCAGAACGCTGTGTTAGATGATGCATGTCAACTTAGCAGAAAAGAAAGGGATACAAAACAGATGGGAAATgggaatgaggaagatgaaaATAAAGGAATAGAAGAGCAGCATGAATTACAAGAAGTTAAGAAACAGGAAGTTGTTCCAGATATTGAGGAAGATGCTGATTACCTCAAGACACAGAAAGCAGAGCTGGATGAGAAGCCCGATGAACAAGTTGAGGTGGAGGGTCAAGAGGAGGAAATAGTGGAAGATGATGGTAAAAAAATTGATGTTGATGATGAATTAGGGCAGATATTAAAAGCTCCTGGAAAGCATGATGCTGAGGAAGTTACTACACAAACGTTGGAGGAAGTTAGGGAAAAGGAAATAGTCACAGAAACTGCCAAAACAGAAAAAGGTGAAAAGGAGGAAACTCATCAAAGCAGAACCCAGAGTGTAGAGAATGAGGGCATGATTACTGAAGGCAATGCTAGTAtccagcaggaaaaaggaaaggaagcTGAAGAAGCTGGTCATTTGCAAACTGATGCATCTCAGTCTGCAGCTCCAGAAAAAGCATGTGATCTGGTGGAGGACGAAACTGGAAATGAAAAAGCGTTAGACAGCAATGATATGGAAAAAATAGCTGATGGATATTCATCAGAACAGGAGTTAGGAAACGTAGGAAACACTAGGGATGAAAGCAAAGAGGATATGCAAGCTAGTAGAAGGGGCAAGGGTAGATCTAAAGAAGATTGTATGATATCATGA